In Bernardetia litoralis DSM 6794, the genomic window AAAAATAAGCTCAGTACCGAAAATCAGACTGAAAGAAAAAACCAAAACCATTTTTTATAGAAAAAGAATGGTTTTTTTTATTATTTAAAAATCTCATGTTGAAAACAAACATTAAAAAGAATTTGAACGTTTAGAATAAACTAGACTTAAACTTATTATCACACTTAATTTATATAACAGATGAGAATTATCTTATTTAATTTATTCATTCTAAGCTCACTAATTTTAGTTGCAGCAGGTTGTTCGAATAATCCAAAAACATCAGACGCATCAGATATGAGTACCACAAATCCAACATCAGTAGAAACAGTTTATGAATTTAAGGTAAAAGACATTGACGGAAATGATGTTGATTTATCAAAATACAAAGGCAAAAAAATAATGATTGTCAATGTAGCTTCAAAATGTGGTTTTACACCTCAATATGAAGATTTACAAAATGTAAAAGAAAAATATAGTGACAAAATCACCATTTTGGGTTTTCCTGCAAATAACTTTGGAGGGCAAGAACCAGGTTCAAATCAAGAAATCAAAGAGTTTTGCTCTGCAAAATTCGGTGTAGATTTTGAAATGTTTTCCAAAATTTCTGTGAAAGGAAGTGACCGTGACCCATTATATACATGGTTGGCAGAAAAAGCAGATGAAGAACCAACTTGGAATTTTTGCAAATATATAGTAGGCGAAGATGGAAAAACAGTTGATTTTTATAATTCAAGAATGAATCCGATGGAAATTGTAGAAAAATTATAAAATCCTCAACCATGGTTTAATCTAATAAGAATTTGTAGGGACAATGCATGCATTGTCCTTTTTTGATTTAATGAACCTTATTTGATTTACTTTTCGTTAATAAAAAAATGAATAAAACCATAAAACCTAAATTATTATGACTTCAATAACCGTAAATCTAACCTTAGAACAAGTCTTAGAATTTGTTCAAAACCTCCCTCTTGAATACAAACAAGCTGTAAAGCAGAAATTGTAAGAGGAAAAAGTAGAAATAATTAACAAACCAAAAAAATCAATACTTGATGAAATTGCAGGAATTATTAAAGATGATAATCTTCTTGATTATAAAACTTTAAGAGATGCAGCTATTGTAGAAAACTACAAACAAAAATCATGAATATATTTATAGATAACAATATTCTCATCGACTTTCTAGGAAAGCGAGAAGATTTTTTTGATGATGCAGAAAAGATACTAAAACTAGGTGAAGAAGGGCGCATAAATTTATTTATATCTCCTTTATCTTTACCAAATAGATAAAGAAGCTATTCAAATTGTACTAAAAAAACTTTTAACTTTTATCAAAGTTACGGATATGACAGAAGCAAATATCAATGCTGCCTTAGATTCCGATTTCAAAGACTTTGAAGATGCTTTACAAAATTTTAGTGCTGAAAATAATACTGATATTTCAGTAATTATTACAAGAAATGAAAAGGATTTTAAAAACTCCTCTCTACTTGTTCAAAGTCCACAAGAATTTTTAGAAACAAATAATTTCAATTAAAAAAAATAGGTCAATGAAAATCCTTCAAAATAATGCCGTTGTTGGTGTCCCCACCAACGACATAAAAAACATACTCCTCTCCCTTTTATTTTGCTTTTCTCTAGTTTCCTGTAATGAGAAATCAAGCTCTGCAAGTGAAATAAAACAAAATAAAATAGTAAAAAAAGTAATCAAACTCAATCCAAAATATATGGTTGTTCCTGCGACTACTGCCCCCGAAATTGATACAAAATTTGGCTGGGTAAATACTGAAAAATCGTATAAATTGGCTGATTTTAAAGGAAAAATAATTTTATTAGATTTTTGGACTTTTGGCTGTATTAATTGCCAACATATCATCCCAGACCTTGAAAAATTAGAAAGAGAATTTGAAAATGAACTTGTCGTGATTGGTATTCATTCGGCAAAATTTAGTGCAGAACAATCTAGTCAAAGAATCCGTCAAGCAGCTCTAAAATTTGGCGTTCATCATCCTGTTGTAAATGATGCAGATATGAAAGTTTGGCAAAGCTATGGAGTGCGTGCCTGGCCTACTGTTACGCTTATTTCTCCAACTGGAAAAGTGGTTTGGCAGCGTGCAGGAGAATCTTTTTATGAAGATGCAAGAAATCAAATTTTAGCCTTAAAAGAACAACACAAAGCAGAATTAAACACACAAAAATTTGACTTTCAGCTTGCAAAAGTAGAGAAAAAAGAACTTATGTTTCCTTCAAAAATAATAGAAGTAAAAACAGAAAATGACACTGATAACAAAAATAATGAGCCTACTTTTTGGATTGCTGATAGTGGAAATAATAGAATTATTAAAATAAATTTGGAAGGCAAAGTATTAGAAACTATTGGAAATTCTAAAAAAGGAAATACAGATGGAACTTTTGAAGAAACATCTTTCTACGAACCTCACGGATTAGCTTTATCTCCAAATGGAGAAAAATTATACATTGCTGACACAAAAAATAATGTAATTAAAGAAGCAGATTTAGTAAATAAAACAGTCAAAATAATTAATGGAACAGGCGAAACAGGCTATTATTTTGGAGAGAAAAGTTGGGGAGAAAACATAAATCCAAATTCGCCTTGGGATTTATTAATTGATAAAAAATATCCAAATACAATGTACATTGCAAATGCAGGAAATCATCAGATTTTGAAAATGAATTTGCAAGATTATAAAATGGAGCGTTTTGCAGGAAGTGGACGAGAGCAACTCACAGATGGTGATGACTTTCACAAAGTTGCCTTTAATCAACCAAGTGGACTGACACAATTTGAAAATTATTTGTATATAGCCGATGCAGAAGCAAGTGCAATTCGTCAGATAGATTTGCAGAAAAAGGAAGTTAGAACGCTTGTAGGTTCAGGACTTTTTGATTTTGGAGATAATGATGGAACAGCACAAAAAGCAGTTTTACAACATCCAGTTGCAGTTTTTTATACAAATAATGAAGTCTATATTGCTGATACTTACAATGGAAAAATTAAAGTATTGGACTTAGAAAAAAACAGAGTGAAAACTTTGATTAGTGGGCTTAATGAACCTAATGATATTTTATTAATTGGAAATTATTTATATATTTCTGATACAAATAATCATCAAATTTTGAGAGTAAATACAAAAACTTTTGAAAAAGAAGTGATTCTATAACTCGTAAAAAAACCTGAGGGTCTCAAAGACCCTTAGGGTTTAAAAATCACATCTTCAATAATTCATCATTTTCAATAATTTCTAATTCATTTTTTCCATCGTTGGCAGCTTTTATCATTGCTTTTGCAACTTGTGAAGCCTCAATTCCGTCATATTTTGCTGGAATAATTGGACTAAAAAGTTTAGAAAAAGTTTGTGCAATTCCTTCTCCAAAACGCTCTTCTTCTCTATCTCCTAACAAAAGCGAAGGACGAACAATCGTTATTTTTTTAAAATCTAATTGAGAAATAGCATCTTCAATTTTGCCTTTTACTTCATTATAATAAAAAAAAGAATCTTTATCAGCTCCCATTGAAGAAACCAAAGTAAAAGATTGCGCTCTATTTTGCGCCATTATTCTGCCAAATTCCCATATATAGGTATAATCAACCTTGTAAAATGCTTCTTTACTTCCTGCTTTTTGGCGTGTTGTTCCTAAGGCACAAAAGGCATCATCCCCATTAATTTCTTTTTGATAAATTGGTAAATGCTCAAAATCCACAACTACATATTCTACCTTTGGCAAATCTGATGCTTTTGGTTTACGAGTAAGAGCCAAAATTTTATCATAGCGGCTATCATTTGAAAGATGTTTGATAAGTTCTTGTCCGATAAGTCCTGTAGCTCCTGCAATGACGGCTGTTTTTCCCATTTTATTTTTTATTAATTATGTTCTAGTTTTATCCTATTTAAACAAATTAGAATAGGAATGTTTTTTAGAATTCAAAAATTACTTCAATTACGAAAACTCTAAACGAATAGTTTGTGTTTGGTCTTATTAATTCAAAAATCGTCTATTTTTGCATTTTGTGAATGAGTTATATGTATTCAGCATTTTGCCATGATTTTTGTATTTTAGTTATACAGTTTTTTAACTTTAAAGTCTTAGATTTGTGCTGGTTTAAAAATGCAAATATACGGCTACAAGCCAAATGCATACCCACTCGTTAAAAATGAGCAAGGGCATTTGTGGGTTTGCGAGCGACAGCGAGTATTCATTTGTAAATTTTACCAAATAAAATACAGCAAAGAAAACTTTAAAAATCTATTAAAATATAATTTTATAATTTATTTTTTGATTAAATTGTTGTGTCCAATTTTATTTAAAATCAAAAAAACTAATGAGTAAAGCAATTCTGAATCATCATTTTCATTCTTTATTTCCAATTGAAAAGGAAATTGTAAAAAAAATAACAGAAAATTTTGAAAATTTTGAATTGGATAGAAATTCTATATTACTTGACATAAATACAATTAGTACAAAAACTTATTTTTTGGAAAAAGGATATATGCGTTCTTATATTTTGAATGAAGATAATGAAGAAATAACAACACATATTTATTCTGCGCCCTGTTTTGTAAATGATTTTTTGTCTTTTTTTAAGCAACAACCAACAAAGCAAATTTATCAAACGCTTTCTGATTCTTCATTTTGGGCAACTGACCTCAAAAATATACAATCTAATTTTCATAATATTCCAGAGTTTAGAGAGTTTAGTCGGCTTTTATTTGTTATTAATTATCATACTCTCAATGACAGACTCATAGAAATAGTTAGTCAGAAAGCAGAAACACGATATTTGAATCTTTTAAAGGAACAACCTGATATTTTTCAAAATATTCCTCTCAAAATAATTGCTTCTTATTTAGGAATCACAGATAGCACATTGAGCAGAATTAGAAAAGAAATTAGCAAAACATAATTTCTTGTCATTTGTCAAGTAATTATTCCAAATAATATTACGAAATTTGAAAAAATATAAATATAAACATAAAATTTTTAAATTATGAATATTTCAATAATTGGACTTGGTGGTGTAGGTGGTTATTTTGGTTTCAAAATCAATCAATCTAATGAAAAAAGCAAAAAACATCACATATCATTTGTAGGAAGAACAGAAACATACAGAAATATTAAAGAAAAAGGATTACAATTACTTTCTTCTGAACACGAAAATAATGTAACAATTCCTAATGCAGTTTATCAAAATATAGCTGAAATTAAAAATCCAGACCTTGTTTTGATTTGTGTAAAAGAATATGATTTGGAAAATGTTTGTAAGCAGCTCAATGAAGTAATTACAGATGATTGCATTATATTGCC contains:
- a CDS encoding Crp/Fnr family transcriptional regulator — its product is MSKAILNHHFHSLFPIEKEIVKKITENFENFELDRNSILLDINTISTKTYFLEKGYMRSYILNEDNEEITTHIYSAPCFVNDFLSFFKQQPTKQIYQTLSDSSFWATDLKNIQSNFHNIPEFREFSRLLFVINYHTLNDRLIEIVSQKAETRYLNLLKEQPDIFQNIPLKIIASYLGITDSTLSRIRKEISKT
- a CDS encoding glutathione peroxidase, whose amino-acid sequence is MRIILFNLFILSSLILVAAGCSNNPKTSDASDMSTTNPTSVETVYEFKVKDIDGNDVDLSKYKGKKIMIVNVASKCGFTPQYEDLQNVKEKYSDKITILGFPANNFGGQEPGSNQEIKEFCSAKFGVDFEMFSKISVKGSDRDPLYTWLAEKADEEPTWNFCKYIVGEDGKTVDFYNSRMNPMEIVEKL
- a CDS encoding oxidoreductase, whose translation is MGKTAVIAGATGLIGQELIKHLSNDSRYDKILALTRKPKASDLPKVEYVVVDFEHLPIYQKEINGDDAFCALGTTRQKAGSKEAFYKVDYTYIWEFGRIMAQNRAQSFTLVSSMGADKDSFFYYNEVKGKIEDAISQLDFKKITIVRPSLLLGDREEERFGEGIAQTFSKLFSPIIPAKYDGIEASQVAKAMIKAANDGKNELEIIENDELLKM
- a CDS encoding thioredoxin-like domain-containing protein → MKILQNNAVVGVPTNDIKNILLSLLFCFSLVSCNEKSSSASEIKQNKIVKKVIKLNPKYMVVPATTAPEIDTKFGWVNTEKSYKLADFKGKIILLDFWTFGCINCQHIIPDLEKLEREFENELVVIGIHSAKFSAEQSSQRIRQAALKFGVHHPVVNDADMKVWQSYGVRAWPTVTLISPTGKVVWQRAGESFYEDARNQILALKEQHKAELNTQKFDFQLAKVEKKELMFPSKIIEVKTENDTDNKNNEPTFWIADSGNNRIIKINLEGKVLETIGNSKKGNTDGTFEETSFYEPHGLALSPNGEKLYIADTKNNVIKEADLVNKTVKIINGTGETGYYFGEKSWGENINPNSPWDLLIDKKYPNTMYIANAGNHQILKMNLQDYKMERFAGSGREQLTDGDDFHKVAFNQPSGLTQFENYLYIADAEASAIRQIDLQKKEVRTLVGSGLFDFGDNDGTAQKAVLQHPVAVFYTNNEVYIADTYNGKIKVLDLEKNRVKTLISGLNEPNDILLIGNYLYISDTNNHQILRVNTKTFEKEVIL